Below is a window of Sceloporus undulatus isolate JIND9_A2432 ecotype Alabama chromosome 9, SceUnd_v1.1, whole genome shotgun sequence DNA.
gatAGAAAtctagtctctagatcaagggaaatgatagtgccactgtattctgccttggtcaggcctcacttggaataatgctgtgtccaaTTTTGCCCAAATGGGGAGGAGTAGCTAAGACCCCCAAGGagagaatcagaattcaaaaggccccgaatagactagaaagctgggccaaagccaacAAGTGCAGAAACCATCCAGGTTGAGTCCAAACCCAAAGGTGACCACTTCCTTGACCTCTTAGACCAGCTCTAGCCAGTGGGGCCAACTCACTTTGAAAAGACCACTAGTGCCAGGCATAGTGAGAACCCCTTGCCAAAAATGCCTAAGGAAACCTCTGTCCAACTGCCCAACTGGAATGGAATGTTTTCAAAGCCAAACAACCCTGGGCTTGCCATGTTCTGCTATGGCCCTGCTCCTCTGCctgaaagggagcaggatggtTTCCATGATGAAACCTCAGATCCCAACCTCCACACATTGACAATATTATGTGTGTTTgcgtatgtgtacacacacacacacacacacacacacagtgggtccttgttatccgctggggtttggttccaggctcccccatggataacaaaatccatggatgctcgtcccattatatacaatgggctattatttctgcagtgtgttttggacccagatGAATgccaatagggagaaatgtaagcccttgtggtctcttccaactcaaggatCCTatgatttatatccttcctttctcccacaatgggactcaaggcgggttacaataatataaaaagaaagatgTAAAAACACTGAccgcaaaagttttaaaaatagtaattaagTATTATTAATACTAAAGCATACATTgaaaacacatagttaaaaccaGGAAGCATTGACAGTACACCTGGAGCCAAATTCATCTACCTAACGCTCgccaaaataaaaatgtctttggctgCTGGTGAAAATAGATGTGGTTAGAGAAGGTCCCTTTTCAGTAGGGTCCTCTCCTGGAGAGGTTTGTACGCCTTCTTCAGCGCACAAGGTTGTGTTTCGGAGCAGAGtgcccctgagcatgtgcagagtgctgcCTCCTCCAAGGAATTTGGTCCCTCTTTTCGGGATGGTTGGAGCCCCTTGAGAAGTCCCAGACTCAGCGATCGACTCCCAAATTCTGGTCAaacttggacttcagctcccagaatccctgaccattggccgaGACtgttggaagctgaagtccaaaacacctcaaaggaccagagtttgggaacctctGCCCCAGAGGAATGTCGGGTGTGAGCCAGAGGGAGAGGCTTGGTTTCGGGGTGTGCCACGGAGAGCTCCTTCTGATCCAGCAGAGGTGCCCAAGCTTGGCACCTTGCCTCAAAAACTGTGTGGGAGCTGGAATGAGGCTGGGACATTCTGCACAGGCCCAGAGGCCCTCTTTTTCTCACCACGTCTCACAGTTGCTGATCAGCTGCTCTTCCAAAAGGGCTCAAATTAAGATCTGGGTGGCCTCGGCCTCAGAACCGACcagttttctccttcctcctgtttACTGGGTTTAAAGAGGGGACTTCTGGTGATAAAACTACAAGCAGGCAATGGCATCGCTAGGGTTGGCATCTTGCAGTAACTCATGGCGCCATCCCACCAttgacttcctcctcctcccatatcaccccatacagaatccttaggaatgttttttgtgggtttgtgaaGCTGGCTTACaatagtttaaaatatattttaaaatgctgccaTAAATCTaagtaaaaacatatttatttgatttgtatgcCACCTGTCcaccagagtgggacccaaggcatcaTCAggtagcttgagaagcactggtatAAGTCTTGCCATGAGTTTCTGTGCCCTGCTACGCAACTCTTGTGACAAATGTCATTCCTGCATTCTCCTGCGCAGCTCTGCTTTCTGAAACTGAATGCAGAAGCTGCACATCAGACCAAAAAATATCCAGTAAGGCAATTTAGACACCAataggattgtgtgtgtgtttttgggtcAAGGGGTGAACAGAATGGCTGGTGATCTTTTCTCTTGCCTTTCCAAGGTCCTGCTGGCCACACCACCACcgctgccatgatgctgctccATTGGCCTGGacacatctctctgtgtgtatctccATTCTCATAGTTCGTTCTTCATCAGTGGGACCATGTCTCGGGATGGTGGGGCTCGGCCAAAAGTGAAGCCGGATGGAGGCCCAGGTAGCCACTCCGGTGGCCGCTGGAAAGCCAGGACCGTTCAAAGCTTTTCACAGTTGGAGGCTGAACCAGATTCAGGGACCAGGGGTCAAATAGACCCAGAGCCCAACAAAGGGGTGGCCCGCTCCTTGCGGCAGAAACTCCAGGCGGCAGTGGGCCAGTGCTTCCCTCTCAGGAGTGCCCCCCGCTCTCCAGACCTCTCCTCACAACGCAAGATCCACCTGCGGGAGCTGATGCTGGACACATGCCCCTTccctccaggctcagagttggCCCGCACATGGAACCTCATCAAGCAGCACACGGCCCCTGTGTCCGAGCAGGAGGCGTTGGGGCCAGCTCCCACGGAGGATGAGGATGACCGTCTGCGGGAACGGAGGCGGATCAGCATCGAGCAGGGGGTGGAACCACCTCCGGATGCTTTAATCCACACTTTTGAGGTGACAGCTCAGATTAACCCTCTCTACAAGCTGGGCCCAAAGCTGGCGCATGGAATGAACGAGTTGGTAGGGTCCAGCCGGGCTACACTGGCAGCTGCAGacgaaggggaggaagaggaagaggaggaagaggaggaggaagaagaggccatagctgctgcatctgcactcccgGATGTCAGGGATGGTTTCCGGGTCCATACCCAGATCGATTACATTCACTGCCTGGTGCCTGACTTGCTTCAGCTGACGCAGCTGCCCTGCTATTGGGGGGTAATGGATCGCTATGAGGCCGAGGCCTTGCTGGAAGGCAAGCCAGAGGGAACATTCCTCCTCAGGGACTCCGCTCAAGAAGACTACCTTTTCTCGGTCAGCTTCCGGCGCTATGGGCGCTCCCTTCATGCCCGTATCGAGCAGTGGAACCACAACTTTAGCTTCGATGTCCACGACCCCAGCGTCTTTCACGCCCCCACCGTGACCGGCCTCCTGGAGCATTACAAGGATCCCAGTGTGTGCATGTTCTTTGAACCTCTCCTCTCCATCCCGGTCAACCGTACCTTCCCTTTTGACCTGCAGCACCTCTGCCGGGCTGTGGTGACCTGTTGCACCACCTACGATGGCATCGGACACTTGCCCATCCCCAGTGCCCTGAAGCAATACCTCAAAGAGTATCACTACAAGCAGAGAGTGAGGGTCCGGCGGCTGGACACCTGGTGGAGCTGATGAGGGAATCCTTTGGACTTCCACCTGACAGTGGTCCATGGCTATCCCTTCCCTGGTCTTCCCTGTTTACTTTGGTGATCCTTGTGCCCCTGTCTAAGCTCCTTCCCACTTGGGTTGTCTTCCCTTCGTCCATCTGTGGTGACCATGGTGATCCCCTCTGCATCATCTTGTGGCACCCCTTGTGCAGAATCCATTCTCGTGTGGCCCTTAAAGCTGTGGAGCACATGATAAATCTGTGGAGCACAAGACGTCTGTCCTACCCTAAGACAGGAGGTCTTCCTGTTGTCTTGGAGCAACAGCCCAAGCAGAGCCACCTCCAGCGGCTGTGGCCTACACACAGTGAGGCCTGTCCTCCCAACCCCAACTTTGTGGTGGTGCATTTGGGGTTTTGTCTTTCCAGATGTTGGTATGCCCATTGGGGCATAACATAGCTCCTCTGTTGTTCCAAAAATAAGGTGCCGTGCAGCCCCTGTGTAAATACCTAGTGCCTGTGAACCCGTTTCTCTCACCAGACTTTTTGATTCCTAAGTTGAGACTGCTGGCTGGTGGGAACAGCGGGAATGATGGCAGCAACAGAAGAAGCACAATTTTGGGGTGGGTGGTTGTGTATTTGTGtgctaaggatggaaagaatattagaacAAGAATCTTCAccgtttgagacttattctgtgcacaattcatgttttgtttggaaaacagcatactgtattctcattcagaaaatattatttcctgtacagaaataGGCAGTTTCTCTGCAGGAAAGACTACCATGTAGAAAGGATATTTCGTTCCCTGGAAGTGTGGTTTAatgtacaaaacaaccacatgcgaattttacacagaataagccCCGAATTGCAAAGAGGCTTCGGAAACTGTCGTTTTGACTTTTatctcagtgggaagaaaatgattaaaattattcattgcttcctttgaaaagaacATGTCTAGTATGTGCTGGGCTAGAGCTTCCTCTAGGCCAGACTTCTAAACACAAATGCTAGGGACGCGAATGAGCCGACATGCCTTCTTCTTACATGCCCTAGCACAACTCTCCTCCTTTTTATTGGCCTTTCTTCCATTCCTAGCAGCCTGTTATTCCTGGGGGGCTATTAGTGCTGATATGAACCCCACTGGCCTAGGAAATGCCAAGGGCAGCCAAGGCTTCCTTGCCTTTTGCCTAAGCTCAAGGGCTACCTTTGTAGGGGCAAGACTGTGTCTTGCCTTCTTTTTTGCCTGGGCAGAGCTACCAGATCTGCTGCCAGAAGATTCACCTAAACCAGAGAGTTGGGCTGAGCTTCCTCATCCCCTCCTTCATGGTTTTTTGGGAGGTGACCCAGGTCTTGTGAGAGTGGTTGAGTGGACTACTGCCTCCATTGAACAAGTGCTGCCAGGAGGCTCTCTTGTCTCCACaatttgctctgtgtgtgtgtgtgtcattaaaGAGATGTTTCTTTGTCTATAGCTGCTTCTCATGGACTTTTTCCTAGCTGTGATAATTTTAAGTTGCCTGGGAAGCCAAGAGGGTGGTTTGGAAACCTGGTTGGATCTTGGGATGCTGACACAGAAACGCTGGGTGAAGGTCACAGGATTGCTAGCGCTCCCATCTATTCTAGGCCactggttcccaatctttggtcctccaaatgttttggacttcatctcctggttgactagggcttctgggaaatagtctaaaatatctggaggaccaaagtttgggaaccattggctGGATTATGCCCACACCTGCTGGGGTGCTTCTATTTATGAGAAAGAGGCCAGAGTTGTTCCAGCATAGGAAGCCAAAAGGTCCAGGAACGGCTCAAGCCATTAGGGTAGGACTGTGTCCATGCGGGACACACTAAGTAGATTCAGAGGTACAGCACCTGTGTTGGATAACAGAAGATTCCAGCTTTGCGTTCCAGCTTAAAAACCAGGAGCAGAGTGCTCAATTTGGCCTGCAGTGCAATGCAATGAAAGAGGGCCAGGTTGGCAGAAGGCGCACCGAATGGCTTGGGGGAAGAAAAGCTACCAATCAAAAGTGGATGCTAGGGGCCTCTACATACTATACAACTAAAGCATTAACAATTCCACTTTAGCTGTATCCTACTGAATTCTAGGTTTTGTCATTTGGATGAACTGCCTGGCAGAGAACTCTGAAATCTCCCTtccccaagctacaaatcccagaatttaataGGATGCATCCACGGCACTTAAAAGCAGAATAGGATAGCACTGAGAAAGTGTAACGTGAAAGGGTCTGCCAGAGCTCACCTTTTCTTTTgggtggctggaggattctgggagcttgtGTCCAAAAATATTAACTTCCCCATGGTCAGCAGGAGGCAACATCCTAAATAATAAAGCATTTTGGTGCTCCCAAACATGTGAAAATTATGCAAAAATGCTCCAAAAGACGTAttacttcctgtcaccattttgagaaggactgaagAAGAAACTGATTATCTGGTCTTGCTGGAGTGTGTGGGagattttttggggtgggtgtgtatgtgtatcccTGTCCACTCCTGGTCTAACCAATTCAACCATTCTTCCTCCAGAGATGGATGCAATCCACTGCAAGGTTCTTTTAGATAAGTCCAATGGAAAAGGTAGAGGTCATGTTCCAGAGACATGGTTAGGTTCAGAGCATGGAAGTGtacatttttggactgtaactccctgAATCATCTGGCCAATGTCCATGTAaccaagttgtagtccaagaataACTTTTCTAAAGCTCTGGTTTGGCTTACGGTGTCCAACATCCGTAAATGCCTAGGCAGCAACTTGTGGGCAGGTCAGTTATGGGGACACTGTGTTTGTTGTTCAGTCCTTTTCAAAGAATTACCATCAAGTTAGTGATACTTCACTTCAGTGAACACATTCCAGGTATCACCTCGATTTTCCCACTGCCACCCTCCAAGGAAATTCAGTTGTGTGTCAAACCCCACACCCGCaacaaaggaaaaaacaaaggtccaaaaAGAAATTAATACAAAATAAGCACAGCTTTATCATAGAGATTAATAAAAAAGGGCTAATACTTAAATTCTGTATGCCTtttacaaagcaaaaacaaaaacaaaactggggggaaaaaagggggggggggagcagcaaAGGAGTCCAACAAAGCGATCTAAAGTCAGAatctggaattattattattattattatttttgtaaaacattttgtgttttttttttaaataacgtATTCATGGTTACCAGCCATAGTCATAACAAAAGTTATTCATAATAAAATGTAtctaaaataacatttctatctGAAACAGGAACCTTGTATctctacttttcttttttctcttagaAATAGTTCTCTCTGGTCTTCTGTCCTGgataattttttttgtgtgtttgtattttttgtatactttttttgtgttctttttctgtatttttttggaTGCTACTGTTCAGTATATACTTTGGAAAAGGCCTTTATATTTAAAACAGTTCTGgaaggaagaacaggaggaggaggaggaggaaaaaggagaagaaaattccTCTGTACCTAACAGCTTGCCAAGGTCAGAATTACCCATCATGTGAAGACAGCGGCTGAGGAAGAGCGCTCACATGCACAAGATTGtgtacaaacacacacgcacacagacacacatgcacactaagTAGATTCAGAGGTAAGAAAGACCCAGCAATCCTCTCTCCATCTAGCCTCTTACAGAAAACCTGACAAGCTTTGGTACCCCAGTTTGGCGACCGCTTTGAACTTCATAGAGGTCCCTCAACACCAGCATCAATCCTGGATTTCTGGTGTCAAAAGGCCCGGTCCATGCTTTGTTCAAGACTGCATGGTTTCTGGGTTGGcctcatgttaaaaaaaagaaaagaaggggggggaaaTAAGTGTGGTTAAATGAAAGCTGCGttgccccctcttcttcctttcataGTTAaaacagcggttcccaaactttggcacccagaattcctgaccaacCTGGCCGGGGcatctggaagatgaagtccaacacaacctggaagaccaaagtatgggaaccacTGAGTTAAAGTTACATGAAAACTAGGAGTTACAGAATGATATCCCAAATACTTGCTCTAGGATTTGGAAGAAGGGGAAGATGCTAGAACCAAGCATTTATGCCCCCACCCACCTGTAGTGTTTGGTTTAAAAGCAAATGCCcgcaaatgttttttttcccttgcccTACATGGATCCATATTGGGTGTGGGAtgtctccccttccctccctgttAAAAGGCGATGGGTAATCACTTGGTCCCCCAGTGTCTGTTCATTGGATTCTTCTTACCCAGGACACCAGGTTGCGCCTGCCAATTCATTATCGCCACAAAGCCCAAATGCTCAAAGACACCACTGTAAGCTGGACTGAAATTCCTGTAGGGGTCAACCTCATGGAAGTCAGACTTTGCTGGGTCCAGTCTGTCTGTATGCCCCACACCCCCTAATGTTAAGGAAGACAGACAGTCAACTgtgcacccccccaaaaaaaacccacctttgcTAAAGAACTGTAGAAAATTCATGACTCAGCTTTCAAGATTCACCACAGAACTGCTTATCTTATGCCAGTCTTCTGCaaacctccctccccccccaaatcttGCCATTACTGGGGTGAACAGAAAAGAATCTTGCATCTATACAAGGAATCCTAAACCAGCTCAACTGAGAACATTTGCTCCTGAACCCCAAACTGCTGACAGATCCCTAAAAACACTCACTTGGAACTGCTTCAACAAAACTACACGGAAAACTCTCCCGACTCAAAAGGCAGCAACCTAAGGAGTTAAAAAGTCACATCCTCACTACTAGGGGTTGGCTGCTAGGGTCCACATCTTGCTCCCCACCCTATCACCCGTcagcttctcctctccaggcCTTCCGAGGGGCTTTCCACAAGCAACGCTTCACTGAGAATAAGAAATGAAGCCGAGTCGACACCTGCTAATGTAGGCCAcccactaccccccccccccccgtttaatCTGCCCCTTGCCAACTGCTTTTGGTAGGAGGAAATATTAGAGGCACTTCTTTTAAACATTGTCAGTTACCTGTATCCCCCCTGCTCCCCACTTCTCCTAAAATACCAGGGAAAGACGGCTAGCAGTTGAGTAAGCCTCAAACCAAACTAGCTTTTGCATGCTCCCCTTTAACTAGGCAGTGATGGCACCTTTGCCAACAATGCCAAGTCTTTCCCTCCCATGTGAATACCTGGCCTTCTGCTCATCGCCttggctcccccttccttccttcctcacaaaaaaaataaaaggaggaaaggaagaggtgggTCGGGGCACAGAAGGCTGGGGAAAagtgaggaaagagaaagaaaggggagaggaaaAAACCATGAAGAGGAAAGGGAATAATTACATGGCCCAAATTCAGCCTTCTCCTGCCCTCGGCAAGTTAAACGTCTGGGAGAAAAATCTGCCAACTCCCATGTACATCAAAATATTAAACCAATAGCTGaagttataataataacaataataataataaaaagtagaaaaatattagaacacaatAAGATGGTAAGATTGTAGTGACAAGCTTTTTGTCCCCTGTTCCCTCCATCTGCTAGGGAATGCTGAAGGTGGTTTcggggaggggggcagggggaCAAGTGGTTCACCCACCCCCACAGCGACAAGTcctgagggggaaaggggaaacaagaggaggaggaggaaaaaaataaacagcCACCCTAAAGCTTCTCAGGAACATGAGCAGATCCAGCTTCTTTCAAATGGTGGAAGTTTTGTCGGTGCCAtctgcagaaagagagagagagagcaagagaaggTGAGATGGAACAAAGCAGGTGGACTAAAAAAGGAAGGCTAGAAT
It encodes the following:
- the LOC121915319 gene encoding suppressor of cytokine signaling 5-like, with protein sequence MSRDGGARPKVKPDGGPGSHSGGRWKARTVQSFSQLEAEPDSGTRGQIDPEPNKGVARSLRQKLQAAVGQCFPLRSAPRSPDLSSQRKIHLRELMLDTCPFPPGSELARTWNLIKQHTAPVSEQEALGPAPTEDEDDRLRERRRISIEQGVEPPPDALIHTFEVTAQINPLYKLGPKLAHGMNELVGSSRATLAAADEGEEEEEEEEEEEEEAIAAASALPDVRDGFRVHTQIDYIHCLVPDLLQLTQLPCYWGVMDRYEAEALLEGKPEGTFLLRDSAQEDYLFSVSFRRYGRSLHARIEQWNHNFSFDVHDPSVFHAPTVTGLLEHYKDPSVCMFFEPLLSIPVNRTFPFDLQHLCRAVVTCCTTYDGIGHLPIPSALKQYLKEYHYKQRVRVRRLDTWWS